From the genome of Nicotiana sylvestris chromosome 2, ASM39365v2, whole genome shotgun sequence, one region includes:
- the LOC104232359 gene encoding UDP-arabinose 4-epimerase 1-like produces the protein MQNLGRTRSQPRSNRSMPLGGMDYADPKKKSNYVGKILMAAMLTALCILMLKQSPSFNTPSVFSRHEPGVTHVLVTGGAGYIGSHAALRLLKESYRVTVVDNLSRGNLGAIRILQELFPEPGRLRFIYADLGDAKSVHKIFSQNAFDAVMHFAAVAYVGESTLDPLKYYHNITSNTLTVLEAMATHGVSTLIYSSTCATYGEPEKMPITEGTPQLPINPYGKAKKMAEDIILDFHKNSNMAVMILRYFNVIGSDPDGRLGEAPRPELREHGRISGACFDAARGIIPGLKVRGTDYKTPDGTCIRDYIDVTDLVDAHVKALEKARPGKVGIYNVGTGRGRSVKEFVEACKAATGVPIKVDFLPRRPGDYAEVYSDPTKIRNELNWTAKYIDLQESLQVAWRWQKSHRNGYVSSLATS, from the exons ATGCAAAACTTAGGCAGAACAAGAAGTCAGCCAAGGTCTAATAGATCTATGCCTTTAGGAG GAATGGATTATGCAGATCCAAAGAAGAAGAGCAATTATGTGGGTAAAATTCTTATGGCTGCTATGTTGACAGCACTGTGCATTCTTATGCTCAAGCAGTCCCCAAGTTTTAATACCCCAAGTGTA TTCTCTCGGCATGAACCAGGTGTCACTCATGTCTTAGTCACTGGAGGTGCTGGCTATATTGGCTCCCATGCAGCATTGCGTCTTCTGAAAGAATCTTACCGGGTGACCGTAGTG gACAACCTTTCACGAGGAAACCTAGGCGCTATTAGGATTCTACAAGAACTATTTCCTGAACCTGGCAGGCTTCGGTTCATATATGCTGACTTAGGGGATGCAAAATCG GTGCACAAGATATTCTCCCAAAATGCATTTGATGCGGTCATGCATTTTGCAGCTGTAGCATATGTTGGCGAGAGCACCCTTGATCCTCTCAA ATATTATCACAATATCACTTCAAATACCCTCACTGTATTAGAAGCAATGGCAACTCATGGAGTGTCAACTTTAATTTACTCTAGTACATGTGCAACCTATGGAGAGCCTGAAAAGATGCCCATTACAGAAGGAACTCCACAG CTCCCTATTAATCCATAtggaaaagcaaagaaaatgGCGGAGGATATCATTCTGGATTTTCATAAGAACTCAAACATGGCTGTCATGATTCTGAG ATATTTCAACGTGATTGGTTCTGATCCAGATGGAAGACTAGGAGAAGCTCCCCGGCCTGAACTTCGTGAACATGGCCGGATATCTGGTGCTTGTTTTGATGCAGCTCGTGGGATCATACCTGGGCTTAAg GTTAGAGGAACAGACTATAAGACACCAGATGGTACATGCATAAGGGATTATATAGACGTGACCGATCTGGTTGATGCTCATGTTAAAGCTCTTGAGAAGGCAAGGCCAGGGAAAGTTGGGATCTACAATGTTGGAACAGGAAGAG GTAGATCAGTGAAGGAATTTGTGGAGGCTTGTAAAGCTGCTACTGGGGTACCTATCAAAGTTGACTTTCTTCCGCGTAGGCCTGGTGATTATGCAGAAGTGTACAGTGATCCAACTAAGATTAGAAATGAACTGAACTGGACAGCCAAATACATTGATCTTCAAGAGAGTTTGCAGGTCGCATGGAGATGGCAGAAATCACACCGTAATGGTTATGTTTCATCCTTGGCGACATCCTGA